Proteins encoded in a region of the Vicia villosa cultivar HV-30 ecotype Madison, WI linkage group LG5, Vvil1.0, whole genome shotgun sequence genome:
- the LOC131606968 gene encoding non-classical arabinogalactan protein 30-like, with amino-acid sequence MANAITLLFITVLVCCTNNILVSAWNEPGEEVIHVGGKVMCQDCSQGWNEWVKGDKPIKGAKVSLTCWDKRNRAVYYTSDTTDVLGLYDMTVDKYVNGKELDVKGCYLRLVSSPDDVCNILTDFGGGKSGFKLSNPTSVYRSLIKYEAATFYYTTPMCDMPETDNSYGSETKDPRGQRQGGYY; translated from the exons atggcaAACGCAATAACATTGTTGTTCATCACAGTACTAGTATGTTGCAccaataacatactagtctcagCTTGGAATGAACCAGGAGAAGAAGTGATTCATGTGGGAGGAAAAGTGATGTGCCAAGATTGTAGCCAGGGCTGGAATGAATGGGTCAAGGGTGATAAGCCAATCAAAG GAGCTAAGGTGTCTCTAACTTGTTGGGACAAGAGAAACCGTGCTGTGTATTATACAAGTGATACAACTGATGTGTTGGGATTATACGACATGACAGTGGACAAGTATGTCAACGGCAAAGAATTGGATGTAAAAGGATGTTATTTGAGGTTAGTGTCGTCTCCTGACGATGTTTGCAACATTCTCACTGATTTTGGTGGTGGAAAGTCTGGTTTCAAGCTCAGCAACCCGACATCAGTTTATCGTAGTTTGATCAAATATGAGGCTGCTACTTTTTATTATACTACTCCTATGTGTGATATGCCTGAGACTGATAATTCGTATGGTTCTGAAACTAAAGATCCTCGAGGACAAAGACAAGGAGGTTATTATTAA
- the LOC131601929 gene encoding vacuolar protein-sorting-associated protein 37 homolog 1-like, whose protein sequence is MFRFWGSQDQQSQQQGSSQSWYPPSVMSSSSSSRPATPASSSGSPRPSSHVPPAEAAGTIASLKDKSVDELRKLLSDKDAYQQFLQSLEQVKIQSNLKDELSKENLQLAEENLQKEPRIMELRNQCRIIRTTELATASEKLNELEKQKEEMLKLNSPASLIQRIQESVNQTDEESENLHQQLLDKEIDLAAFLQKYKKLRTTYHKRTLIHLAAKTSNI, encoded by the exons ATGTTTAGATTCTG GGGATCACAAGATCAACAATCGCAGCAGCAGGGTTCATCGCAGTCGTGGTATCCGCCATCTGTGATGAGCTCATCGAGTTCTTCGAGACCCGCTACACCCGCTTCCTCTTCCGGTTCGCCGAGGCCTTCTTCGCATGTTCCACCAGCTGAAGCCGCTGGAACAATTGCTTCTTTGAAGGACAAGAG TGTTGATGAGTTAAGGAAGCTTTTATCTGATAAAGATGCGTATCAACAGTTTCTACAATCACTTGAGCAGGTCAAGATTCAATCCAAT CTGAAAGATGAACTTAGCAAGGAGAATTTGCAACTTGCAG AGGAAAATCTACAAAAGGAACCTCGTATCATGGAACTTAGGAATCAG TGTAGAATAATTCGCACAACCGAGTTAGCTACTGCCAGTGAGAAACTAAATGAGCTTGAGAAGCAGAAAGAAGAAATGTTAAAGTTGAATTCTCCTGCATCCCTTATCCAAAGGATTCAAG AGTCTGTGAACCAGACAGATGAGGAATCTGAAAACCTGCACCAGCAACTCCTTGACAAAGAGATTGACCTTGCAGCTTTTTTGCAGAAATACAAGAAGCTACGCACCACTTATCACAAGAGAACTCTTATACATCTTGCTGCTAAAACATCAAATATATGA